Genomic segment of bacterium:
TGGCATCTTATTTGTAATGTCATGCCGTAAACTATGATTGCTTAATTGTAATTATTGTATATACTAAAAATGACATTTGAATGGGATGACAATAAGGCGGTTTCTAATTTTATTAAACATGGTGTTTTGTTTGATGAAGCTGTTTATGTTTTTGATGATCCGTATATGGTGATGGTAGCTGACGATAAGCATTCGGAAGTTGAGTCAAGAGAATGGATTATAGGAGAAACGATTCAAAAAAATATTTTGCTTGTAGTTTTTGCCAGAAGAAACCAGGTGACGCGTGTGATTAGCGCTAGAAAAGCAAGTCGTAAAGAAAGAAAACAATATGAAGAAAACAAAAATGGAAGATGAGGATTTTCCCTTTAAAGAATTTCCATTTCACAAAGCCCGGCGTGTTACTCCGGAAGAAACTGAAGAATGGAGAAAGGCCATTGAAGCTTTTACCGGCAAGCCACGAGCCAAAAGGCCAGGGCCCGGCCGGCCTCTCAAAGAAGCAGATGAAAAATATGTAGCGGTATCCATTCGCTTGCACCCCCGCATTTTAGAATGGGCCAAAAAACAGGCTAAAAAATTGGGCGTAGGGTATCAGCAATTTATTAATGCCCAATTACTTAAAAAAGTCCGATGAGTTTCACAACAGTCCGATTTTGAGACCATGTATGAGATTATTCTTAATTATTTTTCACCTTCCCATTTCTTAAACCCTTAAAAAAATTAACTTTTTTATTTTTTTAACACCTTGGCACAGTATTGGCTACTTAGCTTGTGTGTTGTTTAAAATAAAGGTTCACAAGAGGGATAAATATGCATATAATTAAATGCATATTTATGCATATTCATGTTTGAGTGGGATGAAGTAAAAAATAGAGAAAACCAAAGTAAACATGGTGCGGATTTTGAAGAAGCCGAAAAAGCTTTTACAGACCCTCAAAGAGTAATTGTGGAAGACTTAGACCATAGTTTTAAAGAAGAAAGATGGTTTTGTTTGGGTAATGTTGAAGGTAATATTTTAACGGTGCGTTTTACGTATAGAGGAAAAATAATTAGAATTATTGGAGCCGGGTATTGGAGAAAGGGCAAAAAGAGGTATGAAAAAGAAAATAAAATACACAAATGAGCCTATGAAAATGGG
This window contains:
- a CDS encoding BrnA antitoxin family protein, whose product is MEDEDFPFKEFPFHKARRVTPEETEEWRKAIEAFTGKPRAKRPGPGRPLKEADEKYVAVSIRLHPRILEWAKKQAKKLGVGYQQFINAQLLKKVR
- a CDS encoding BrnT family toxin codes for the protein MFEWDEVKNRENQSKHGADFEEAEKAFTDPQRVIVEDLDHSFKEERWFCLGNVEGNILTVRFTYRGKIIRIIGAGYWRKGKKRYEKENKIHK
- a CDS encoding BrnT family toxin produces the protein MTFEWDDNKAVSNFIKHGVLFDEAVYVFDDPYMVMVADDKHSEVESREWIIGETIQKNILLVVFARRNQVTRVISARKASRKERKQYEENKNGR